Genomic segment of Bacteroidales bacterium:
TTCCGATCATAACAAAGGCTCCCCAGTAGAAGGGTTCGGGGTGGGATTTTTTGACGTCGAGCTGGGCTTTCTGGAAGGCCTGGCGCTTATCGCCCAGCTGAAGCCAGTATTTATAAAAGGTGTTCATGAGTTGTTGGGTTA
This window contains:
- a CDS encoding CHAT domain-containing protein, whose protein sequence is TQQLMNTFYKYWLQLGDKRQAFQKAQLDVKKSHPEPFYWGAFVMIGS